TGTGGCGCTGCCGCAACTGTCATGATGGAACGGCGCATCCTCAGCGGGCCTGAGAACTGGACGGAGCATAACGCTCATGGCTTGGTCCTTCAGCATCGGAACGATTGCCGGCACGGCAATTCGCGTGCACGTGACCTTCGCGCTGCTTCTGATCTGGATATGGTTGATGCACTACCGGATCGGCGGGACACCGGCTGCGATGGAGGGGATTGCTTTTATCGTCGCCGTCTTCGTCTGCGTCGTGCTCCACGAGTTCGGCCACATCGCCGCGGCGCGGCGTTTCGGGATCAAGACGCCGGACATAACGCTGCTGCCGATCGGCGGCGTCGCCAGACTCGAGCGCATGCCGGAAGAGCCCGGCCAGGAATTCGTGATCGCCATCGCCGGCCCTCTGGTCAATGTGGCGATTGCCGCGGTGCTCATCGCCATCCTCGGCAGCTCGGGCATGGAGCAGATAGCGGGCGTCGAAGACCCCCAGAGCGGATTTCTGGCAAGGCTCGCCGGCGTCAATGTTTTCCTCGTGATCTTTAATATGATTCCCGCCTTCCCAATGGACGGCGGCCGCGTGTTGCGGGCCGCACTCGCCTCGCGGCTCACCTGGTCGCGTGCGACCCAGATCGCCGCAACGATCGGCCAGGGCCTTGCCTTCGTCTTCGGCTTCGTCGGCCTGTTCTACAATCCTCTGCTTATCTTCATCGCCATCTTCGTCTATCTGGCCGCAACGGCGGAAGCCCAGAACGCTCAGATCCGCGAGATCTCCGGCAGCGTGATGATCTCAGATGTGATGATCACCGAATTCGCGACCCTCGACCGCTCGGCGACCATCGACGACGCCATCGACACGCTGCTTGCCACCACGCAGCGCGAATTTCCGGTGGTCGATGCCGCGGGCCACTTCGAGGGACTGCTGACGCGCGACGACATGATCCGCGCTCTGAAGGAGAAAGGCCCGTCGACACCGGTGGTCGCCGCGATGCGCCGCGGCCTCCCGACGATCCATCATCGCAAACGCCTCGAGGAAAGCCTGCGGCTCATGCAGGAATCCCATTCGCCGGCCATCGCCGTCCTGGACGGCTCCAACCACCTCGTCGGGCTGATGACGCACGAAACGATCGGCGAGATGATGATGGTGCGTGCGGCCGCCCCGGGCCGCGTCCGGTTCGGCCACCTGCGGCAGACCGGAAGCCGAAGCTGAGCCCGAACGTGGATGGAACCGAATCGGCGTTCCGGAGTTCGGGCACAACCCTACGGCGCCGCGGGCCTTCGCAAGACACGCAAAATCGAGGAACCTGCAGCAGACAAATCGGATCAACTCAATGCTCGTGACGGTAGAAGTTCTCACGATCGTCCTGGTCGCGATAGCAACGGCATTGGCCCTTGCCCATGCGCTCGAATTGCCGGGCAAATTGCGATTGCCTAGGGACGTGTATCAGGCGATCCAGGCAATCTACTATCCGGGATTCACCATCGGGGGCGCGGCAGAGCCGGCGGCGCTGCTTCTGACTGCCGCTCTCCTCTTTCTCATGCCGAGCGGGACGGCGGCCTTCTGGCTGACAGTCGGCGCATTCGCCGGATTGCTGGCGATGCATGCCGCGTACTGGATCCTGACGCACCCGGTGAACAACTTCTGGCTCAAGGATACGCAACTGGGAGGAACGGGCGCCCGCTTTTTCGCTTTCGGCGCCCCTCGCGCTTCTGCTGCCGCGGACAAGGAGGACTGGACCGCCCTGCGGGACCGCTGGGAGCGGTCCCACGTTGTGCGGGCCGTTCTCGGCCTCGTAAGCCTCGTATTGCTCGCAACGGCGATAGCTCTCTGAGCACTGCGCTATGTGCCACCACCAAGGCGCGGTGCCAGCAGGGCGATCGAAATCGACCCGAAGCCGAGGACCTTCAACGCGGCAACGACCATGTGGCCCGTCTCCCATCTAAGGCGTACCGCTTCGAAGTCCGGCGGTATCGGGCCCGGTTTCCAGGTGGCCAGGATCGCGTTTGCCGGAGCGACGAGCGTGAACCACGCCGCCAGCCCTCCAGCGAAAAAAGCAGCGCCGGCGAGGGCGAACCAGAAAGCCGGCCGCTCATTGGCGAGCAGGTAGGAAAGAAAGCACGCCGCAAGTATCGTCGTCACGTCGAGCGGCCCGCCGACCTTTGCAAAAAGCACGAATTGGCCGTTGAAGACGGTTGCCTCGCGCCAGAGTTCCGGCGCCCAGACGAACAGCCGGGGCGGCGCCTCCAATACATGGGCAAAGGAGGGGCCGAGGCTGAGAGCGGCGAGCAGCAGCGATACCAAGCCTGTAAGATAAACGACCATTTCCCGCCTGTACCCATGTCATCGGCAGCCTGACCTACAACTTTGGCGATGGGCAAGTGTTCCAGAAAAAGAGAGACTATGCCGCTCTCGCCAATCTCACGGAATGTTGTTGAGAGAGGCCTCACTGCAGCCGCCTATGTGCCGGTATGATCCCCGGAGAACGGAGATCGATCCATGCACGCGAAGATGCCCGGGGGCCTGTTGGCCGGGTTCCTGCTTCTCCTCGTTCCCACCCAAGGCTTCGGCCTCGACCTGCCGCGTTCGGGTCATCCGATATTCGACCGCGTCGTCACGCTCGTCGCCGACAACTTTCACGATCCCTCAGCGCTCGACGGCTTTGGCGCAGCGGTACGGCAGGAACTCGATGGCGGCGACCCGCTGAACGCGAAGAGCACGGAGCCCCGTGTCGATGCTGCGATCGAGAGAATCCTCGCGAGCCTCGACGCGTCGCACACGGCCCGCTTCACGCAGGATTCGATTGCCTATTACGAACTCGCCGACATATTCCGTTACGCTATCCGCCACGACATGAAGCGGCTGTTCCCGCCGGATGGCCGGGCCAGCTATGCCGGGGTCGGCATGGTTACCCGGATGGAAAACGGCCTGCCGTTCGTCAGCGACGTCTATGACGGCTCGCCTGCGGACAAGGCGGGTATCCGGGTGGGCGACGAGGTTCTGTCCGTGGATGGCGCGCCGTATCGCGAAATCGAATCCTTCCGCGGCAGGACCGGGCAAAAGGTGGAGATCCGCCTGAGCCGCAATGCCGGCGCACAACCCTTTACGACCAGTGTCGCGGTCGAGCGGCTACGGCCTTTGCCCACATTCGAAAAGGCGATCGAGAACAGCGTGTCCGTCAATGTGAGCGATGGGCGGCGCATCGGTTATCTGCGTCTTTGGACGCTCTCCAGTCCCGACGGACTCGATATCGCAGCACGGGAACTGGCGACCGGCCGTCTCAAGGACGCCGATGGCGTCGTCGTCGATCTGCGCGGACGCTGGGGCGGCGGCCCGCCCGACGCGGCGGAGCTCTTCGTCGGCGATACGCCGAACTTCAGGCTGATCTCGCGCAGTGGCAAGGATATGCTCGCCAATGTCCGCTGGCGCCGCCCGGTCGTCGCCATCATAGACGAGGGGTCGAGAAGCGGCCTCGAACTCTTCGCCTATGCGCTGAAGGCCAATGGAATCCCGCTCGTCGGGACGCGCACGGCGGGCGCGCTTCTTGCCGGTCGCGCCTATCTCCTGCCGGACGACAGCATGCTGGAGCTTGCGGTTTCCGATGCGGTAATCGACGACGGCGTGCGGCTGGAGGGGCGCGGCGTCGAACCGGACGTACCCGTTCCGTTCGCCCTGCCCTACGCCGGCGGACGCGACCCGCAGCGCGAAGCCGCCATGGAAGAGATGCGGCGCATCCTCGCCAAAGGCTGAGCCGGCGATCCGTTTCTTGAACGCGAGGCCGCGCCGAGCCCGCCCTTCCCTCGTCTATTCGCTTTGCCGGAAGTTTCGGATCCGGTCAAAAAGCACCGCGAGCACGATGGCGCCGCCGATGAAGGCGCCCTGCCAGAATGCGTTGATCCCGAGCAGGCCGAGGCTGTTGCGGATCACCTCGATCAGCGCAGCTCCGATCAGAGCGCCGGAGGCCGTGCCGGCGCCGCCGGCAAGATTGGCGCCGCCGATGACGGCAGCGGCGATGACCTGAAGCTCCATTCCTGCGCCGATATTGGTCGTCACGGCCCCGAGCCAGCCGGTCTGGATGATGCCTGCGATGCCGGCTGCGAGCGCGGAGATCATGTATACGGCAACCTTGATCCTTCTCACCGGAACGCCGGTGAGCGTCGCGGCATGCTCGTTGCCGCCGATGGCGAAGACGTAGCGGCCGAACTTCGTCCAGCGCAGAACGAAGCCGGTGAGGAGTGCCAGGACGATCATGTAGAGCACCGGATTGGCGATGCCGAGGAACCAGGCGCCGCCGCCAAGAGCCAGGAGCGTGTCGTGGTCCGGGCCGAACTCGAATACGACCGTATTGTTGGAAGCGACCATCGCCAGGCTTCGCGCGATCGAGAGCATTCCGAGGGTGATCACGAAAGGCGGAAAGCCTAGATAGGCGATCATGACGCCGTTGAATGCGCCGGCGACCAGCGCCGTGCCGATCGAGGCGGCAATACCCACCTCGATGCCGTAACCGGCATGCATGACCACTGCCAGCACCATGCTGCACAGGCAGAGGACCGAACCCACCGACAGATCGATGCCGCCGGTAATGATGACCAGCGTCATTCCGAGAGCGATGATCGCGACGAAGGTGAAATTGCGCGTGATGTTGTAGAGGTTTTTCGCCGTTGCGAAGGAGTCGGTGGCAACCGACAGGAAGAGGCAGGCGAGGATGACCGCCACCAGGACCCAGAATGCCTGGCTGGCCAACAGGAACGAGAGCCATCCCCGGTCTCTCTGTCCGACTGCCCGATCGAGCGTAATTGCCATTGTCGACCCTCGCTTTCTCTCCGATTGTTCACACCTGTTCGATGGCGCCGGTGATCAGGCCCGTCACCTCCTCCGGCGAACTCGCGGCAATCGGCTTGTCGGCGACCTTCCTGCCCCGCCGCATGACGATGACCCGGTCGGCGACTGTAAAGACGTCCGGCATACGGTGGCTGATCAGCACGACGGCGATGCCCCGGTCGCG
The sequence above is drawn from the Sinorhizobium meliloti genome and encodes:
- a CDS encoding site-2 protease family protein, whose product is MAWSFSIGTIAGTAIRVHVTFALLLIWIWLMHYRIGGTPAAMEGIAFIVAVFVCVVLHEFGHIAAARRFGIKTPDITLLPIGGVARLERMPEEPGQEFVIAIAGPLVNVAIAAVLIAILGSSGMEQIAGVEDPQSGFLARLAGVNVFLVIFNMIPAFPMDGGRVLRAALASRLTWSRATQIAATIGQGLAFVFGFVGLFYNPLLIFIAIFVYLAATAEAQNAQIREISGSVMISDVMITEFATLDRSATIDDAIDTLLATTQREFPVVDAAGHFEGLLTRDDMIRALKEKGPSTPVVAAMRRGLPTIHHRKRLEESLRLMQESHSPAIAVLDGSNHLVGLMTHETIGEMMMVRAAAPGRVRFGHLRQTGSRS
- a CDS encoding anthrone oxygenase family protein encodes the protein MLVTVEVLTIVLVAIATALALAHALELPGKLRLPRDVYQAIQAIYYPGFTIGGAAEPAALLLTAALLFLMPSGTAAFWLTVGAFAGLLAMHAAYWILTHPVNNFWLKDTQLGGTGARFFAFGAPRASAAADKEDWTALRDRWERSHVVRAVLGLVSLVLLATAIAL
- a CDS encoding S41 family peptidase encodes the protein MHAKMPGGLLAGFLLLLVPTQGFGLDLPRSGHPIFDRVVTLVADNFHDPSALDGFGAAVRQELDGGDPLNAKSTEPRVDAAIERILASLDASHTARFTQDSIAYYELADIFRYAIRHDMKRLFPPDGRASYAGVGMVTRMENGLPFVSDVYDGSPADKAGIRVGDEVLSVDGAPYREIESFRGRTGQKVEIRLSRNAGAQPFTTSVAVERLRPLPTFEKAIENSVSVNVSDGRRIGYLRLWTLSSPDGLDIAARELATGRLKDADGVVVDLRGRWGGGPPDAAELFVGDTPNFRLISRSGKDMLANVRWRRPVVAIIDEGSRSGLELFAYALKANGIPLVGTRTAGALLAGRAYLLPDDSMLELAVSDAVIDDGVRLEGRGVEPDVPVPFALPYAGGRDPQREAAMEEMRRILAKG
- a CDS encoding ABC transporter permease, whose protein sequence is MAITLDRAVGQRDRGWLSFLLASQAFWVLVAVILACLFLSVATDSFATAKNLYNITRNFTFVAIIALGMTLVIITGGIDLSVGSVLCLCSMVLAVVMHAGYGIEVGIAASIGTALVAGAFNGVMIAYLGFPPFVITLGMLSIARSLAMVASNNTVVFEFGPDHDTLLALGGGAWFLGIANPVLYMIVLALLTGFVLRWTKFGRYVFAIGGNEHAATLTGVPVRRIKVAVYMISALAAGIAGIIQTGWLGAVTTNIGAGMELQVIAAAVIGGANLAGGAGTASGALIGAALIEVIRNSLGLLGINAFWQGAFIGGAIVLAVLFDRIRNFRQSE